The Sporomusa termitida genome has a window encoding:
- a CDS encoding DUF2325 domain-containing protein, with protein sequence MSVFIVGADVLGNIPSNLSKAGVKTLLHFKGRKRISEDIQIPANTDLVLVITDYISHNIAELIKRKAKEASLPVVFSKRSWSHLQEKIQPYMVK encoded by the coding sequence ATGTCAGTATTTATCGTCGGTGCCGATGTGTTAGGCAATATACCTTCCAATCTTTCCAAAGCAGGTGTCAAAACGCTGTTGCATTTTAAAGGTCGCAAGCGGATATCTGAGGATATTCAAATACCGGCCAATACCGATCTGGTCTTAGTGATAACAGATTACATATCCCATAATATCGCCGAATTAATTAAACGCAAAGCCAAAGAAGCTTCTTTACCGGTTGTCTTCTCCAAACGCTCCTGGAGCCATCTGCAGGAAAAGATTCAGCCTTATATGGTGAAATAG
- a CDS encoding acyl-CoA thioesterase: MITVREKVRFVETDMMGVVHHANYFRWFEMARVEYLRQAGVLLNDLMAEDIVFPITDVDCKYRLSARFDDIIVIEAVLAEMSKVKMVFTYRVLREHDGALLATGRTQNAFTNRQGKIVRLPDHYFKKISSSLPDKGC; this comes from the coding sequence ATGATTACAGTACGGGAAAAGGTCAGATTTGTGGAAACAGACATGATGGGCGTGGTCCACCATGCCAACTACTTTCGCTGGTTTGAGATGGCGAGGGTGGAGTATTTGCGGCAGGCCGGGGTACTGCTTAACGATTTAATGGCTGAGGATATTGTTTTTCCGATTACCGATGTAGATTGCAAATATCGCCTGTCAGCCAGGTTTGATGATATTATAGTTATCGAAGCGGTGCTGGCGGAAATGTCCAAAGTAAAGATGGTGTTTACCTACCGGGTGCTGCGTGAGCATGACGGCGCCCTGCTGGCTACAGGCCGTACGCAAAATGCTTTTACTAACAGACAGGGGAAAATTGTCCGTCTGCCGGACCACTATTTTAAAAAAATAAGCAGCTCGCTGCCAGATAAGGGTTGTTGA
- the murI gene encoding glutamate racemase gives MGDNAPIGIYDSGLGGLTVVREVLSLLPGEDIIYFGDTARTPYGSRPPAEILGFMQEILAFFAGQKVKMAITACNTMTALGLEQAKTEFPFLLIGVDNGVPAALAASRKQRIGVIATEATINSGNHARAIKAAAPAARVFAQPCPSFVSLIEQEKLSGPEIETAAREYLMPLAASGVDALILGCTHYPFISPLIRELMGPAVVLIDPARETAAAARTQLAHTDKLATRARGQVRLCFSADLPRAKRAAACVIDFPRARSQAPSFALVNLQAYYSEV, from the coding sequence TTGGGAGATAATGCGCCAATCGGGATTTATGATTCCGGGCTGGGCGGGCTGACGGTGGTCAGAGAGGTCCTTAGCCTGCTGCCGGGAGAAGATATAATATATTTTGGCGATACTGCCCGTACCCCTTATGGCTCACGGCCGCCAGCAGAAATTCTGGGATTTATGCAGGAGATTTTGGCTTTTTTTGCGGGACAAAAGGTTAAAATGGCGATAACGGCCTGTAACACGATGACTGCTCTTGGTCTGGAGCAAGCCAAAACAGAGTTTCCGTTTTTATTGATCGGGGTGGACAATGGCGTGCCTGCTGCTTTGGCCGCCAGCCGGAAGCAGCGAATCGGGGTCATTGCCACCGAGGCGACTATCAATAGCGGCAATCATGCCCGGGCCATTAAGGCCGCGGCGCCGGCGGCCCGCGTATTTGCCCAGCCCTGTCCAAGCTTTGTTTCCCTCATTGAGCAGGAAAAGCTGTCCGGACCGGAGATTGAAACCGCCGCCCGTGAGTATCTTATGCCGCTGGCCGCCAGCGGGGTTGATGCGTTGATTCTCGGTTGTACCCATTATCCGTTTATCAGCCCGCTGATCCGGGAGCTTATGGGACCGGCGGTTGTCCTTATCGATCCGGCCCGGGAAACGGCAGCCGCGGCGCGTACTCAGCTGGCCCACACCGATAAGCTCGCCACCCGGGCGCGGGGGCAGGTGCGGTTATGCTTTTCCGCTGACTTGCCGCGGGCCAAGCGGGCGGCGGCCTGCGTGATCGATTTTCCCCGGGCCCGGAGCCAGGCTCCGAGTTTTGCATTGGTTAATTTACAGGCGTATTATTCGGAAGTTTAA
- a CDS encoding coenzyme F420-0:L-glutamate ligase gives MTEQALALKPVPTRILTDKDNIVDIIEHYAKEDIGPNDVVSVAESVVAITQGRIVRPEELQPSLLARILCRFVPQKGSLSSVYGMQAAMNAEGSGRVAWAMFLGMLGKLVGRHGLFYELAGEQAALIDDVTGTMPPFDKYLVYGPADPNGVAEAIKKRLGCYGAVVADVNDLKRAAVLGVTPGLNPQEIARLLIDNPFGNASQKTPIVIIKNYGSAAQRATGQ, from the coding sequence ATGACAGAGCAGGCCTTAGCGCTAAAACCGGTACCAACCCGGATTCTTACCGATAAAGATAATATTGTTGATATTATTGAGCACTATGCAAAAGAGGATATCGGCCCCAATGACGTTGTGTCGGTTGCGGAAAGTGTTGTGGCGATTACTCAGGGGCGGATCGTGCGGCCGGAAGAGCTCCAGCCGTCGCTGTTAGCCCGGATACTGTGCCGCTTTGTGCCGCAGAAAGGCAGTTTGTCTTCCGTATATGGCATGCAGGCGGCCATGAATGCCGAAGGCAGCGGCCGGGTTGCCTGGGCCATGTTCCTGGGGATGCTGGGCAAACTGGTAGGCAGGCACGGCCTCTTTTATGAACTGGCCGGTGAACAGGCGGCTTTGATTGATGATGTGACCGGAACGATGCCGCCGTTTGATAAATATTTGGTGTACGGTCCGGCTGACCCTAACGGTGTGGCTGAGGCGATCAAAAAACGTCTGGGCTGTTATGGGGCGGTTGTAGCCGATGTCAACGATCTCAAGCGGGCGGCAGTACTGGGGGTTACCCCGGGGCTTAATCCGCAAGAGATTGCCCGGCTCCTCATTGATAATCCGTTTGGCAATGCCAGTCAAAAGACACCGATCGTGATTATCAAAAACTACGGCTCAGCCGCCCAACGGGCAACAGGACAATAA
- a CDS encoding 2-hydroxyacyl-CoA dehydratase family protein, producing MARIGITTTVPVEIILAAGHTPVDLNNIFITSPDAGRMVETAEEAGYPRNICGWIKGLYAVVVNKELNAGFGGIDKVIAVTQGDCSNTHALMETYELAGVETIPFAYPFDRDYDLLKLQMEKLMDVLGTDWAAVNAVKKQLDKLRLQVAEIDRLTWQANTVNGFNNHLYQVSCSDFNSDAGVFAQDVDRFLTVAGNACEYAEELRLGYIGVPPIFTDLYPYLETMGARVVFNEVQRQFAMPFATADLVEQYRLYTYPYGVFGRIKDIEAEIERRNLDGIIHYVQSFCFRQIEDMILRQKLAVPILTIEGDNPGRLDARTRLRLDSFLEMLR from the coding sequence ATGGCCCGCATCGGCATTACGACTACTGTGCCGGTCGAGATTATTCTGGCCGCAGGGCATACCCCTGTTGACTTAAACAATATATTTATTACCAGCCCCGACGCCGGGCGCATGGTGGAAACGGCCGAGGAGGCCGGTTATCCCCGGAATATTTGCGGCTGGATAAAGGGATTATACGCGGTTGTGGTTAATAAGGAACTAAATGCCGGTTTTGGCGGTATTGATAAGGTCATCGCCGTTACGCAGGGGGATTGCAGCAACACCCATGCCCTGATGGAGACCTATGAGCTGGCCGGGGTCGAAACCATTCCCTTTGCCTATCCCTTTGACCGTGATTATGACCTGTTAAAACTGCAAATGGAAAAACTTATGGACGTCCTGGGGACAGACTGGGCAGCGGTTAACGCCGTTAAAAAACAGTTGGATAAGCTGCGTCTGCAAGTGGCTGAGATTGACCGGCTGACCTGGCAGGCCAATACGGTAAATGGTTTTAATAATCACTTATATCAGGTAAGCTGCAGTGATTTCAACAGTGATGCCGGTGTTTTTGCCCAGGATGTGGACCGGTTCCTGACTGTGGCCGGCAATGCCTGTGAATATGCTGAGGAATTGCGGCTGGGCTATATCGGCGTGCCGCCAATCTTTACTGATTTATATCCTTACCTGGAAACGATGGGGGCCCGGGTTGTCTTTAATGAGGTGCAGCGCCAGTTTGCCATGCCGTTTGCCACTGCTGACCTTGTTGAGCAATACCGGCTGTATACCTACCCTTATGGCGTATTTGGGCGCATCAAGGATATTGAGGCCGAGATTGAGCGCCGCAACCTTGACGGTATTATTCATTATGTGCAGAGTTTTTGTTTCCGGCAAATTGAGGATATGATTCTGCGGCAGAAACTGGCGGTGCCTATTCTGACGATCGAGGGCGATAATCCGGGGCGGCTTGATGCCAGAACCAGACTGCGGCTTGACAGCTTCCTGGAAATGCTGCGTTAA
- a CDS encoding acyl-CoA dehydratase activase — protein MRCGIDLGSRSVKVVVMAADTQQLAAATVYETATFYREYGHRTDRGLAVDFAALGLPAVAQLTATGYGRNTINIVGATVIPELKAHMLGAIAQTGLTDFTLLDLGGQDSKVIKVRNSRMVDFQTNDKCAASTGRYLENMATVLGIGLAELADYSEQPVELSATCAIFGESELIGRIVEGFSVAELAAGVNYTIYKRIKPMLNALKSDIIVFTGGVALGGAIQQFITREMGLEVVVPAHPQLNGAIGCAVYK, from the coding sequence ATGCGATGCGGCATAGATTTAGGCAGTCGCAGCGTTAAAGTGGTGGTTATGGCGGCCGACACACAACAACTGGCCGCAGCTACTGTTTATGAGACTGCCACATTTTACCGTGAGTACGGTCACAGGACGGACCGCGGTTTGGCTGTGGATTTTGCCGCCCTGGGCCTGCCGGCGGTAGCACAGCTGACTGCCACCGGTTATGGGCGCAATACTATTAATATTGTGGGGGCCACGGTCATTCCGGAACTAAAAGCCCATATGCTGGGCGCAATTGCGCAAACCGGCCTGACTGACTTTACCTTGCTGGACTTAGGCGGTCAGGACAGCAAGGTGATTAAAGTACGCAACAGCAGGATGGTGGATTTCCAGACTAACGACAAGTGTGCGGCCAGTACCGGCCGCTATCTGGAAAACATGGCCACTGTGCTGGGGATTGGCCTGGCCGAGCTGGCCGACTATAGTGAGCAGCCGGTCGAACTCAGTGCCACCTGCGCGATCTTTGGCGAGTCCGAGCTGATTGGGCGGATTGTGGAGGGCTTTAGTGTGGCGGAGCTGGCTGCCGGTGTCAATTACACGATCTATAAACGGATAAAACCCATGCTGAATGCCCTGAAGAGCGATATAATTGTGTTTACCGGCGGCGTGGCCTTAGGGGGGGCAATTCAGCAGTTTATTACCCGGGAAATGGGGCTGGAGGTGGTTGTGCCGGCCCACCCTCAGCTTAACGGGGCAATTGGCTGTGCTGTATATAAATAG
- a CDS encoding hydantoinase/oxoprolinase family protein, with product MLLGIDVGGTFTDAVIIADGRIMASGKTPTTHSALLNGIVTALDKVLAGLDASRIKRVALSTTIVTNALIEGTTDKAALLLMAGPGLNLTGLVPASPYFLSGYTDHRGREQAAPDRTEVAAACRELSGTAVAAVAGKFAVRNPLQEQLVAGWVAEELNPACISLGAQVSGSLNYLRRINSAYYNAAVWRIFSRFAAAMETALTERGLIAPVYILKADGGTLPLAAAKARPVEAVFTGPAASVLGIMALAAPAGPAVSLDIGGTTTDIALWQHGVPLLAPGGAAVNGYPTAIRSFWLRSVGIGGDSYVRRENGSLAVGPMRRGPAMSNGGTEPAVADALRVAGLIDYGNPALARQAMASVAADGQTPEDAAWATLRVATGVVSRTIRAMLTEQAEKPVYKVEDIIAGEVYQPELVIGVGGAALGLAPLVAEQLELPWQVPPGYMVANAVGAASARSTTEITLRADTAQGFYTVPELGIKRPVDKKNFTLQQAWAAAAVHLGERAAAGGMAEAAAHSERIYEEEFNVIRGFTTIGKIMTCRLQATPGVLMPVRVREAGV from the coding sequence TTGTTGTTGGGAATTGATGTGGGTGGAACCTTTACCGATGCCGTAATCATTGCCGACGGCCGCATAATGGCGTCAGGAAAAACGCCGACTACGCATTCGGCTTTGTTAAACGGTATTGTGACTGCGCTTGATAAGGTGCTGGCCGGCCTGGACGCCAGCCGGATAAAGCGGGTGGCCTTATCAACAACGATTGTGACCAATGCCCTGATCGAGGGGACAACCGATAAAGCCGCCCTGCTGCTCATGGCCGGGCCGGGGCTTAATCTTACCGGCCTGGTGCCGGCGTCTCCCTATTTTTTGTCAGGGTATACCGACCATCGCGGCCGGGAGCAGGCGGCCCCTGACCGGACCGAGGTTGCGGCCGCCTGCCGGGAGTTAAGCGGCACGGCCGTGGCGGCCGTGGCCGGCAAGTTTGCTGTGCGCAATCCGCTGCAGGAACAGCTGGTAGCCGGCTGGGTAGCGGAGGAGCTGAACCCGGCCTGTATTTCACTGGGGGCCCAGGTTTCAGGCTCATTAAATTATCTCCGGCGGATTAATTCCGCTTATTATAATGCTGCCGTCTGGCGAATATTCTCCCGGTTTGCTGCGGCCATGGAAACGGCGCTGACGGAACGGGGGCTCATCGCTCCGGTCTATATCCTCAAGGCGGATGGCGGCACACTGCCGCTGGCGGCGGCTAAAGCCAGACCGGTCGAGGCTGTGTTTACCGGCCCGGCGGCCAGTGTGCTGGGGATTATGGCCCTGGCGGCGCCGGCCGGGCCGGCAGTGTCGCTGGACATCGGCGGCACAACCACCGATATCGCTTTATGGCAGCACGGTGTCCCGCTGCTGGCGCCAGGCGGGGCGGCTGTCAACGGCTATCCGACGGCGATACGCTCGTTCTGGCTGCGGTCAGTGGGGATTGGCGGTGACAGTTATGTCCGCCGGGAAAATGGCAGCCTGGCGGTGGGGCCGATGCGCCGCGGGCCGGCGATGAGCAACGGCGGCACGGAACCTGCGGTCGCGGATGCGCTGCGGGTAGCCGGTCTGATTGACTACGGCAATCCGGCGCTGGCCCGGCAGGCGATGGCCAGCGTGGCGGCAGACGGCCAGACGCCGGAAGATGCTGCCTGGGCAACGCTGCGTGTGGCCACAGGTGTTGTGAGCCGGACAATAAGGGCGATGCTGACTGAGCAGGCGGAAAAACCGGTGTATAAAGTGGAAGATATTATCGCTGGCGAAGTCTATCAGCCGGAGCTGGTTATCGGTGTGGGCGGTGCCGCCCTGGGGCTGGCGCCGCTGGTGGCTGAGCAGCTGGAACTGCCGTGGCAGGTGCCGCCGGGATATATGGTGGCTAATGCGGTGGGGGCGGCGTCAGCCCGGTCGACAACGGAAATTACCCTGCGGGCGGATACGGCCCAGGGGTTTTATACTGTGCCGGAGCTGGGCATCAAGCGGCCGGTTGATAAAAAGAATTTTACGTTACAGCAAGCCTGGGCGGCGGCGGCTGTCCATCTGGGCGAACGGGCGGCCGCGGGCGGCATGGCTGAGGCGGCGGCTCACAGTGAGCGGATCTATGAGGAAGAATTTAATGTAATTCGCGGGTTTACGACCATTGGCAAGATTATGACCTGCAGGCTGCAGGCAACCCCCGGCGTATTGATGCCGGTACGGGTGCGGGAGGCGGGAGTATGA
- a CDS encoding histone deacetylase family protein → MSGKSLGLVFFPAFDWAITPAHPEREERLLYTRDQIVEEGLLDLPNIKEFRPRLARLQDAERVHIGVPGLAQLITDAHLVSAGGAITAAEAVMRREVHSAFALVRPPGHHAMRVVHGTRGFCTINIEAVMVEYLRRHYGLNRVAVVDTDVHHGDGTQDVFYHDPDTLFISLHQDGRTLYPGTGAMSELGSPGAFGATVNIPLPPGTTDQGLHVVLDQLVLPMLEDFKPDMIINSAGQDNHYSDPLANMAITAQGYARLTEKLGADIAVLEGGYAIEDALPYVNTGIILAMAGLDYSRVVEPDIARCPRQSETNTRYIAKLVAEWQDIWRRRDELKREAVAKAGDLWQRRRNIYYDDSGIQEQQQETVRQCPFCQGYQTVATQADSRAGGSRSAFAAIIPRQSCGVCRRQAQAAVHNAKQDGRHDHYYLQDKEQDTLEEI, encoded by the coding sequence ATGAGCGGAAAATCTTTGGGGTTAGTCTTTTTTCCGGCTTTTGACTGGGCGATAACACCGGCGCATCCGGAACGCGAAGAGCGTCTGCTCTATACCCGGGACCAGATTGTGGAAGAAGGGCTGCTGGATTTGCCGAATATTAAGGAATTCCGGCCCCGGCTGGCCCGGTTGCAGGATGCCGAGCGTGTCCATATCGGTGTGCCGGGGCTGGCCCAGCTGATTACCGATGCTCACCTGGTGTCGGCCGGCGGGGCCATAACCGCCGCCGAGGCGGTTATGCGCCGGGAAGTACACAGCGCCTTTGCCCTGGTGCGGCCGCCCGGGCATCACGCCATGCGGGTGGTTCATGGTACGCGGGGCTTTTGTACTATCAATATCGAAGCGGTTATGGTAGAATATCTCCGGCGCCATTATGGCCTTAACCGGGTGGCGGTCGTGGATACCGATGTTCATCACGGTGACGGCACGCAGGATGTTTTTTATCATGATCCGGACACTCTGTTTATATCGCTGCATCAGGATGGCCGGACGCTGTATCCGGGGACCGGGGCCATGTCCGAGCTGGGCAGTCCCGGCGCATTCGGCGCCACCGTTAACATCCCGCTGCCGCCGGGCACCACGGACCAGGGCCTGCATGTTGTGCTTGATCAGCTTGTCTTGCCGATGCTGGAAGATTTTAAGCCGGACATGATTATTAACTCGGCCGGGCAGGATAATCATTATAGCGACCCGCTGGCCAATATGGCGATTACAGCCCAGGGCTATGCGCGGCTGACGGAAAAGCTGGGCGCCGATATTGCCGTGCTGGAGGGCGGCTATGCCATCGAAGATGCCCTTCCCTATGTAAATACCGGTATCATCCTGGCCATGGCCGGTTTGGACTATAGCCGGGTGGTGGAGCCTGATATTGCCCGCTGCCCGCGCCAGTCAGAAACCAATACCCGCTATATTGCCAAGCTGGTAGCAGAGTGGCAGGACATCTGGCGCCGGCGGGACGAACTTAAGCGTGAGGCTGTTGCCAAAGCCGGAGACCTTTGGCAGCGCCGGCGGAATATCTACTATGACGACAGCGGCATCCAGGAACAACAGCAGGAAACAGTACGGCAGTGCCCATTCTGTCAGGGCTATCAGACTGTAGCTACCCAGGCTGACAGCAGGGCCGGCGGCAGCAGGTCGGCTTTTGCCGCTATTATTCCCCGCCAAAGCTGCGGCGTCTGCCGGCGTCAGGCCCAGGCCGCCGTACATAATGCCAAACAAGATGGCCGGCACGATCACTACTACCTTCAGGATAAAGAGCAGGATACACTGGAAGAAATCTAA
- the rph gene encoding ribonuclease PH, which yields MTRADGRAVNELRQVKITRNYLKYAEGSVLVEFGDTKVICAATIEDKVPPFLKGSGEGWVSAEYSLMPRSTQSRNVREAARGKLTGRTHEIQRLIGRALRSVIDLKALGEKTIWLDCDVVQADGGTRTAAITGAFVALVDAVNSIWGESPKPFPVKDFLAAVSVGILPAGVYLDLCYSEDSTAVVDMNLVMTGSGQFVEVQGTGEKGTFTQTQLHELLAVGGQGIEELLDIQKETLGQLAWKVGREG from the coding sequence ATGACCAGAGCAGACGGACGGGCAGTGAACGAACTGCGGCAAGTTAAGATTACCCGCAATTATTTAAAATATGCTGAAGGCTCAGTGCTGGTGGAGTTTGGTGATACCAAGGTTATCTGTGCTGCAACCATTGAGGATAAAGTCCCGCCCTTTTTAAAGGGGTCGGGTGAAGGCTGGGTGAGTGCCGAATATTCGCTCATGCCGCGCTCCACCCAGAGCCGCAATGTGCGCGAGGCGGCCAGGGGCAAGCTGACCGGCCGTACCCATGAAATCCAGCGGTTAATCGGCCGGGCCCTGCGGAGCGTGATTGACCTTAAGGCCCTGGGGGAAAAAACGATCTGGCTGGACTGTGATGTTGTCCAGGCCGATGGCGGCACCCGGACAGCGGCCATTACCGGCGCCTTTGTGGCGCTGGTTGATGCGGTTAACAGCATTTGGGGGGAGAGCCCCAAGCCTTTTCCGGTGAAAGACTTTTTAGCGGCCGTCAGTGTCGGTATTCTTCCGGCCGGCGTTTATCTGGATTTGTGCTATAGCGAGGACTCCACGGCGGTCGTGGACATGAATCTGGTTATGACCGGCAGCGGTCAGTTTGTCGAAGTCCAGGGAACCGGCGAAAAAGGAACATTTACGCAGACCCAGTTACATGAGCTGCTGGCTGTCGGTGGTCAGGGCATAGAGGAATTACTGGATATACAGAAAGAAACGCTGGGCCAGCTGGCCTGGAAAGTAGGCCGGGAGGGATAA
- a CDS encoding XTP/dITP diphosphatase: MPQASQEIIIASKNAGKVAEFKVALSRLPYRVTSLADLGNFPEAPENGLTFTANACAKAKFYARLTGKLCLADDSGLEVDYLKGGPGVYSARYAGEHAGDSDNNKKLLANLTGVPAAKRSGRFRCVLALADADKVILTAEGTVEGIILSEPRGTQGFGYDPLFLLPQFARTLAEMNQEEKNAISHRGQAIRELVNQLAALAK, translated from the coding sequence ATGCCGCAGGCAAGCCAAGAGATTATTATCGCCAGCAAAAATGCCGGCAAAGTGGCTGAATTTAAGGTGGCGTTAAGCCGCCTGCCGTACCGGGTGACTTCTTTAGCTGATTTAGGCAATTTTCCGGAGGCCCCGGAAAACGGCCTGACTTTTACTGCCAATGCCTGTGCTAAAGCGAAGTTTTACGCCCGGCTGACCGGCAAGCTGTGTCTGGCTGACGACTCCGGTTTAGAGGTCGATTACCTAAAGGGGGGCCCCGGGGTTTATTCGGCCCGGTATGCCGGGGAGCATGCCGGTGATAGTGATAACAATAAAAAGCTGCTGGCTAATCTGACCGGCGTGCCGGCGGCAAAACGCAGCGGCCGCTTCCGGTGTGTGCTGGCCTTGGCTGATGCCGACAAAGTAATCCTTACCGCCGAAGGGACCGTGGAAGGCATTATTCTTTCTGAGCCGCGCGGCACGCAGGGATTCGGTTACGACCCGCTGTTTTTGCTGCCGCAATTTGCACGTACGCTGGCGGAAATGAATCAGGAAGAAAAAAATGCCATCAGCCATCGGGGCCAGGCCATCAGAGAATTGGTTAACCAACTGGCGGCGCTGGCCAAATGA
- a CDS encoding metallophosphoesterase family protein: protein MRIGVVSDSHGDAGVLHRVLADAGTVALWLHAGDYYRDGRRLAELSGLPVTGVAGNCDRTQDVPADEYIEAAGKKIWLTHGHRQHVKYGVDELVWWGRQYGVDIVVFGHTHIPYNHRHQEILIFNPGSPGAPRGGAAPSYGILEIHAGGTIEGTIREL from the coding sequence ATGAGAATAGGCGTTGTCAGTGACAGTCATGGCGACGCCGGGGTGCTGCACCGGGTGCTGGCCGATGCCGGGACGGTTGCGCTATGGCTGCATGCCGGCGATTATTACCGGGACGGCCGGCGGCTGGCTGAGCTGTCAGGGCTGCCGGTGACCGGGGTGGCGGGGAATTGCGACCGGACCCAGGACGTACCTGCCGATGAGTACATCGAAGCGGCCGGCAAGAAAATCTGGCTGACCCACGGCCACCGGCAGCATGTAAAATACGGTGTCGATGAGCTGGTCTGGTGGGGCCGGCAATACGGTGTCGATATCGTGGTTTTTGGTCATACCCATATTCCGTACAATCACCGGCATCAGGAAATACTGATCTTTAATCCCGGCAGTCCGGGAGCGCCGCGGGGCGGAGCAGCGCCAAGCTACGGCATCTTAGAGATCCATGCCGGCGGTACAATTGAGGGAACTATCAGGGAATTATAA
- a CDS encoding RDD family protein: MEGAGVGIRALSTIVDGILLAVIGGAVAAALGGAHYLWSLVIGFCYYTYFESSYGATPGKMLCGLKVVKADGSACDLRSAAVRTACRLIDGLFFYFIGAVLIWTSVNNQRLGDRLAATLVIKVQ; the protein is encoded by the coding sequence ATGGAAGGAGCTGGTGTCGGCATTCGGGCTTTGTCCACAATTGTTGACGGGATATTGCTGGCGGTGATCGGCGGGGCCGTCGCCGCCGCCCTCGGGGGAGCGCATTATTTGTGGTCGTTGGTCATTGGCTTTTGTTACTACACCTACTTTGAAAGCAGTTATGGGGCTACGCCCGGTAAAATGCTGTGCGGGCTTAAGGTTGTGAAAGCTGACGGGTCAGCCTGTGATCTGCGGTCGGCAGCTGTGCGTACTGCCTGCAGGCTTATTGACGGTTTATTTTTCTATTTTATCGGTGCGGTGCTGATCTGGACTTCAGTGAATAATCAGCGTCTGGGAGACCGGCTGGCCGCTACGCTGGTGATTAAGGTACAATAA
- a CDS encoding GntR family transcriptional regulator, whose product MIVQKLGVPIYLQVKAHILDKIKTGYYKHGDKLPTERQLSEQLGISRNTVSAAYKELLLEGVLEAQQGRGTFVREQTADPMVAGADIAGSRLERALKVIDAAMLQVVEFGFTVEQFAALVAIRAKEKEFAVRALRVAVIDCTFEYVERFVAQLGQVAKVHFEAVTLADVLTGIVKPEFLAACDLIVTTMEHQAAIAERLGSGNKLMVVATTPNLEAVIKLARLAAGTEVAVVAKTREFVTALNRLLAKIGCSGLVLNPCVGQGGEQVKQCIAHHKVVVTADSMHSIVRQAAGADQDIITFYYEIDQGSLQQVISRLVTESDKAKE is encoded by the coding sequence GTGATTGTACAAAAACTTGGCGTGCCGATTTACCTGCAAGTGAAAGCGCACATTTTGGACAAAATAAAAACAGGTTATTACAAACACGGTGACAAGCTGCCAACAGAACGCCAGTTATCAGAACAACTGGGCATTAGCCGGAATACGGTCAGCGCCGCTTACAAAGAACTGCTGCTGGAGGGGGTTTTGGAGGCGCAGCAGGGACGAGGGACCTTTGTGCGCGAACAGACGGCCGATCCCATGGTTGCCGGGGCCGATATTGCCGGCAGCAGGCTGGAGCGGGCTCTTAAGGTGATTGATGCGGCTATGCTGCAGGTAGTGGAATTTGGTTTTACGGTGGAGCAGTTTGCGGCGCTGGTTGCTATCCGGGCCAAAGAAAAGGAGTTTGCCGTCAGGGCGCTCAGGGTTGCGGTTATTGACTGTACCTTTGAATATGTGGAACGGTTTGTGGCGCAGCTGGGGCAAGTGGCCAAAGTACACTTTGAAGCGGTTACGCTGGCCGATGTACTGACAGGAATTGTTAAACCGGAGTTTCTCGCGGCCTGCGATCTGATAGTGACGACAATGGAACACCAGGCGGCGATTGCCGAGCGTCTCGGCAGCGGTAATAAACTGATGGTTGTGGCTACTACGCCGAACCTGGAGGCGGTAATCAAGTTAGCCCGGTTAGCGGCAGGTACGGAAGTGGCTGTTGTTGCCAAGACCCGGGAATTTGTCACAGCCCTGAACAGGCTGCTGGCCAAAATTGGCTGCAGCGGCCTTGTGCTGAACCCGTGCGTCGGTCAGGGCGGCGAGCAGGTAAAGCAATGTATTGCTCATCACAAGGTGGTTGTTACTGCCGACTCAATGCACAGCATTGTGCGCCAGGCAGCCGGTGCAGACCAGGACATCATCACCTTTTATTATGAAATCGACCAGGGATCACTCCAACAGGTTATTAGCCGGTTGGTTACTGAGTCCGATAAAGCAAAGGAGTAG
- the glmS gene encoding methylaspartate mutase subunit S yields the protein MTNKVKVILGVIGADCHAVGNKILNHALTAAGYEVINLGVLVPQEEFVNAAIETDAKAILVASLYGHGEIDCRGLRDRCREAGIEDILLYVGGNLVVGKTDFKEVEEKFLAMGYDKVYEPGTLPDVVLADLQADLI from the coding sequence ATGACAAACAAGGTAAAGGTTATATTAGGTGTGATTGGTGCCGACTGTCATGCTGTGGGTAATAAAATCCTCAATCATGCGCTTACCGCTGCCGGCTATGAGGTAATTAACCTGGGTGTACTGGTTCCGCAAGAGGAATTTGTTAATGCCGCCATTGAAACCGACGCGAAAGCCATTCTGGTTGCTTCTCTGTATGGCCATGGTGAGATTGACTGCCGGGGGCTGCGTGACCGCTGCCGTGAAGCCGGCATTGAAGATATCCTGCTCTATGTTGGCGGCAACCTGGTTGTCGGCAAAACAGATTTTAAAGAGGTAGAAGAAAAGTTCCTGGCGATGGGATATGACAAGGTTTATGAGCCGGGAACGCTGCCGGACGTGGTACTGGCCGACCTGCAAGCGGATTTGATATAA